The sequence below is a genomic window from Actinokineospora baliensis.
GGCCAGGTCGACCAGTTGCGCGAGGTTGTTCCTGCTCATGGTCATCGTGTACTCGCCTGCCTGCCCGAACTGCAGCGTCGCCTGCCCGTTCTCGACGGACTCCAGCCGCATCGGGACGTCGTGCGCGAGGTCGATCCAGGCCTCGACAGAAACGCCCGGTTGGGTGAACAGTGCCATGGGGAACCGCCTTGTGTCGTAGAGTGATCGGGACTTAAGCCCGACTGTCGCCCTGAAGATTAGGGCGACAGTCGGGCATCGACAAGACGCACAATCGGGTGAACCGAAGGGGTCGGCCATGGGCCACGCGCGGCCTACATTCGAACGCAGGCAACTGGGCCTGGTCCTGCGCCGGTTGCGGGAACGCTCCGGCATGACCCAACAGGCCAGCGCCGAGGTCCTCGGCAAGGTCCGCTCCCGGATCGTCCAGTTGGAGGACGGCAGCGCCACCGCCAGCATGGAAGACCTGGACAAACTCCTGGACTGCTACGCCGTCACCGGCGACGAACGCGCCACGGTCGTAGAACTAGGCCAACAAGCCCGCCGCCGCCAAAAGCGCCGCGTCCATGTAGACAATCTGCCAGACGCCTACCGCCGCTTCGCCGACTTGGAAGCCAGCGCGTCGGAAATCAACTGCTTCGAGACCGGGGTCATCCCTGGTCTGCTCCAGTCCGAGGGCTACATCCAAGCTTTGCTTGCCGAAGCGGACGGCGTGCTGTGGTCCGCAGATGACTCCCAAGGCGAAGATCGTTCGGTCTACCGCCTGGATCGCCAGTCTCGGCTGCTGGGCGAAGGGGATCGGCGCATCATGCGTTTCGTCGTTACCGAGGACGCCTTGCGCGCCAACATGGGTGCGCCCGAAGTGATGCGCGAACAGTTGACGCACCTGCTCGCGCTGATCGACAAGATGCCAGACCTGAACATCCGTGTCCTGCAAGCAGACTCCTACGGCAACCCGTTGCGAGGATCTGGCTTGACGATCTTCGGCTTCGGTGAGCGTGGGACATCGATCGGCTACTCATCACCCGTTTTCGGTCCGTCAACTTATTACGACGGTGAACCAGAAGCCACGGCTATGCTTCGAGCGTTCTACCGGTCTTGGGAGGCGGCCTTGAGCCGCGAAGCGTCCCGCCGGTTGATTCAGCACATCGCGAAGGAGTAGCTCCCATGGTTGCCCAGGTCTGGGACACAGGTTGGTTCAAGAGCAGTCGTAGTACGGCGGCTACTGAGAACTGTGTCGAGGTCCGTCTGACCACCACCACCGTCGGCATCCGCGACACCAAGAACCGCGCGGCAGGCGCCCTCTCCGTTCGCCCGGCCACCTGGTCCGCCCTGCTCGCCGACCTCAAGAACGCCTAGCCAACCGCCAGCTCACGTAGTCCCGCGCCAACCCCGCCCGCCGAGACGACCCCTGGCCACTGACTGCGATGTGGGTCCAGAGCCCCGCGACATAAGCCGCCCACGCCGTGAGCACCCGCTCGTCAACCCCGACGAACGTGCCGCGGGCTCTGGCCCATCCCTCAGCGTTCTCCGGCCCGTGCCCCGCCTCGATCAACCGCAAGATCATGAATGCCGTGTCGACCCACCGCGCCCCGGCACCGGGAAACCCCCAGTCCACCACGCGGACGTCCCCACCAGCCCCGATGACGAACTGGTCCCCGTGCAAGTCGGTGTGCAGCAGCCGGTCACCCTCGACCATCGCGGGCACCTCCGCGCTGAGCCGGCTCATCTCCTCGACATCAACGTCGGCGACCACCTCGGGCGCAACCCCCGCAACCCTCTCCCACCAGTCCGTCGGCGCCCACCGATCCCGCAGCGGCCGCATCCCACCGGCCCCCAGCCCGGCGATCCGCTCGACCACCTCAGCCACCACAGGAAGGTCCGGCGACCCCGGCGCCAGACTGGCAGACCGCCCCGGCACGAACTCGAACCCCACGACCAGCCAGTCCTCACCCACCTCGGTCGCGGTGAGGTCAGCGTGGAACAACACCTCTGGCGCCACCCCCACCGCCGCCCCGCTCCCCGCGATCTCGTTCCGCAACCACCGCATCCGCCGACTGATCCCAGCGACCGCCTTCACGAACGCCCGCTCCCCACCCGCGCCCCGCACAACGGTCGCCACATCGCTGGCACTGCCCCCGTCGACTTCCAGCGCCTCGACCACCACACCAACGTGCTGCTCAGCGATGTCCTGAATGGGTCTCGGCAGGTCCTCCCACTTCACTCCAGAGGTCCTTCCACAGTCAGTCCTTCTTGCGGGTGTCTGAGTTCTCGTTGCCGTCCTTGCCCGAGTTGCTGCAGTTGCCATCCTCGTGGCATTGGCCGCACTGGGCGCGTAGTGGCCACAGGGTCATCAGGCACGTGGTGGAGGAACCCACCCCCCGGTCGCCCGCACAGCGTCGCGTACGCCTTGGTGTCCAAGATCAGTTGATCCACCCCAAGTCGACCATCTCACTCGGCACCAACCCGCCACCGGACTCTTGTGCTGCCGCCGCCAGGAACGCCAACGCCCGATCAACGATTCGTTCGGCGAGGTGGGAGACGTGCGGGAGGGATGCGGCCACCCGCACTGCCACTCGGCTGAACAGGTCTGGAGCGACCAGTTCGGTGCTCGAACCGTGGATTCGGACGCTACGCACCTTGGCGGGCTTGTGCTGTGCCCGTCGGGGTGTTCCTGCCCTGGAGCCGTTGAGGTGGCGCCAACCAGCGGGCGAACACGTCGATCAGCCCACACCAGGTAGCGTCGACTCCTGTGGAACAGGAGTTCGATCTCTTCGGCGCCCCCGCCTCCAACGATGCTGTCCGCAGAGCGCAGGCCAACACCCCGCTAGCGGTCCGGATGCGTCCCGCCAGCCTCGACGAGGTTCTAGGCCAGGACCACCTCCTAGGCCCCGGCGCCCCACTACGCCGCCTAGTCGAAGGCGCCGCCCCAGCGTCGATCCTGCTCTATGGCCCACCCGGCACCGGTAAGACCACCCTCGCCACCCTCGTCTCCAGCGCTATTGGCCGTCGCTTTGTGGCCCTGTCCGCGCTCTCCGCAGGCGTCAAGGAAGTCCGCGCGGTCATCGAGGAGGCCCGCCGACGCCTTACGCACTCGGGGGAGTCGACGGTTCTATTCATTGATGAGGTGCACCGCTTCTCCCGCACGCAACAAGACGCACTCCTCGGCGCCGTAGAGGACCGCATCGTTCTCCTAGTGGCCGCTACCACCGAGAACCCGTTCTTCTCCGTCGTCTCCCCGCTGCTCTCTCGCTCGCTCGTCCTCCAACTCCAGCCTCTTACCGACGCAGACGTCCAAGCGCTGGTCCGGCGAGCAGTGGCCGACGAGCGTGGGCTCAACGCCAAGGTCACTCTCGACGACGACGCCGAAGCGCACATCGTGCGTCTAGCGGGGGGTGACGCTCGCAGGGCTCTTACCGCCCTCGAAGCCGCGGCCGACTCGGCTCTCGCCACCCGCGAAGGCTCTATAGACCTCGCCACGGTCGAGGCCACTGTCGACAAGGCCGCCGTGAGGTACGACCGTCAGGGCGACCAGCACTACGACGTCACCTCCGCGTTCATCAAATCCATCCGAGGCTCCGACGTCGACGCAGCTTTGCACTACCTCGCCCGCATGATCGAGGCAGGCGAGGACCCCCGGTTCATCGCGCGCCGCCTGGTCGTGCACGCCAGCGAAGACGTGGGCATGGCCGATCCGACCGCCCTCCAGGTCGCCGTCGCCGCGTCGCAGGCCGTCCAGCTGATCGGCATGCCTGAAGGCAGGCTCGCCCTGGCTCAGGCGACCATCCACCTGGCCACCGCGCCCAAGTCCAACGCCGTCTACACGGCCATCGACTCCGCGCTCGCCGACGTCCGCGCCGGGGGAGCCGGGCAGGTACCACCCCACCTGCGCGACGGCCACTACGCCGGGGCCAAGAAGCTCGGCAACGCCACCGGCTACCGCTACCCCCACGACGTCCCCGAAGGGGTGCTCAGCCAGCAGTACCCGCCGGACGACCTGCGCGGACGTGACTACTACGAGCCCACCCAGCGCGGCGCCGAACGGCACCTGGCCGACCGGGTACCCAAGCTGCGGCGGGTCATCAGGGACGAGTAACCGAGTCGCCCGACACCGCCTCGACCGCTCACACTGGTATGGGAACCGGCACGGTAGCCTGGCGCCGATCAATTCGTGGTCAGGCCAATGAGGAGGGCTCGTGACAGCAGGGCAGATCGCCGCGCTGGTGGCCGCAGGCGCGTTCGTACTGCTGGTAGTGCTGCTGGGCATCGTGCTCGCCAAGCTCGGCCGCACGCTCGACGAGGCCACCATCGCCATCCGCAAGGCCCACGAGAACAGCGACCCGCTGTTCACCGGCGCCAACACCACGCTCAACCACGTCAACACCCAGCTCGAGCGGGTCGACGGCATCACGGCCAACGCGCAGGCCGTCACGGGCAACGTCTCGGCGTTGACCTCGGTGTTCACCGCCACCCTCGGTGGTCCGTTGGTGAAGGTCGCCGCGTTGTCCTACGGCGTCAGCAAGGCCGTCCGCGCTCGGCGTAAGGCCAAGGGCGACGAAGGCAAGCACTCCCGCTCCGGCCGCCGCGCGCGTAAGGGAGCTCGGTCGTGATCCGCCGCGTCTTCTGGCTAGGCGTCGGGATCGCTGCTGGGGTCGCTCTGAGCCGTAAGGCGAAGCAGACCGCCCACGCCATCACCCCCGCGGGGATCGCGGGCAACCTCGGCGACGCCATGCACGAGCTCGCCGGGGCTATAGGCGCGTTCGGTGCCGACGTCCGCGCGGGCATGGTTGAGCGCGAGGAAGAGCTGTCCGACGCCGTTGAGCGCCGCTCCGGTGTCACACCCGGCGCGCGAGCGCGCAGGGCGAACGGCTGACCCAGGCCGTTCGCCGCGCCCAGCCCGCCGAACCCCTCGACCACTAGAGGACGACTCCAGTGCAGACCCACGAGATCTCCAGCCGTTTCCTGGACCACTTCAAGCGCAATGGCCACACCCAGGTGCCTAGCGCGTCGCTGATCCTCGAGGACCCGAACCTGCTGTTCGTCAACGCGGGCATGGTCCAGTTCAAGCCGTACTTCCTCGGCCAGGCCCCCGCGCCGTGGAACACCGCCACCAGCGTGCAGAAGTGCGTGCGCACCGGCGACATCGACGAGGTCGGCAAGACCACCCGCCACAACACGTTCTTCCAGATGGCGGGCAACTTCTCCTTCGGCGACTACTTCAAGGCCGGGGCCATCGAGTTCGCCTGGGACCTCATCACCAACAGCGTCGACAACGGCGGCTACGGGTTCGATCCGGACCGTCTGTGGGCGACTGTCTACAACGACGACGACGAGGCCTTCGACCTCTGGCGCAAGATCGCGGGTCTTCCCGAGGAGCGCATCCAGCGCCGCGACGGCAAGGACAACTACTGGGACATGGGCGTGCCCGGTCCCGGCGGGCCCTGCTCGGAGATCTACTACGACCGCGGCCCCGAGCACGGTCGCGACGGCGGGCCCGTCGCTGACGAGGACCGCTACCTGGAGATCTGGAACCTCGTCTTCATGCAGGACGAGCGCGGTGAGCTGAGCCCCAAGGAGGGCCACAAGCCGATCGGGTCCCTGCCGACCAAGAACATCGACACCGGCATGGGCATCGAGCGCGTCGCCACCCTGCTCCAGGGCGTCGAGAACGTCTACGAGACCGACCTGGTGCGGCCGGTCATCAGCAAGGCCGAGGAGATGTCGGGACGCCGCTACGGCTCCGGCAACGCCGTCGACGACGTTCGGTTCCGGGTCATCGCCGACCACGCCCGCAGCGGCATGATGCTCATCGGCGACGGCGTCACCCCCGGCAACGAGGCCCGCGGCTACGTCTTGCGCCGCTTGCTCCGCCGCATCGTCAGGTCCGTCCGCCTGCTGGGTGTGAACGAGCCCGTCTTGGGCGAATTCGCTGCGGTCGTGCGCGACACCATGTCGCCCTCTTACCCCGAACTGGCCAAGGACTTCCCGCGCATCGAGTCCGTGATGCGCAAGGAAGAGGAAACCTTCCTCGCCACGCTGGCCAGCGGTTCTAAGATCTTCGACCTCGCTGCGGAGCAGATCAAGGCGGACGGTCGCGCGCAGCTGCCCGGCGACAAGGCCTTCCAGTTGCACGACACCTACGGCTTCCCGATCGACCTAACGCTGGAGATGGCCGCCGAGAAGGGGCTGTCGGTCGACGAGGCTGGCTTCCGCGAGCTCATGGCCGAGCAGCGCGCCCGCGCGAAGGCCGACGCCGCTTCCCGTAAGACCGGCCACGGCGACCAGACGGTCTACCGCGACCTCTTGGCCCAGGGTCCGACCGAGTTCCTCGGCTACGAAACGCTGTCTGCTGAGGCCACCGTGCGCGGCCTGGTTCGCGAAGGCGTTCGCGTGCCTAGCGCGTCGGAAGGCGAGATCGTCGAGGTAGTCCTCGACCGCACCCCCCTGTACGCCGAGTCCGGTGGCCAGGAGAGCGACGCGGGCACCATCACCGGTCCCGGGGTGGAGCTAGAGGTCCTCGACGTGCAGAAGGTCGCCCGCAAGCTGTGGGTGCACCAGGTGCGCGTGCGTAGTGGCGAGATCGTCGAAGGCCAGAACGTCGAGGCTCTTGTGGACGCCGAGTGGCGCATCGGTGCGCGTCAGGGCCACTCCGGCACGCACGTAGTGCACGCCGCGCTGCGCGAGGTGCTTGGCCCGACCGCCCTGCAGAGCGGCTCTTACAACAAGCCCGGCTACTTGCGTCTTGACTTCGCCTGGGGCAACGCCCTGTCGGCGGAGACGCGTAGTGAGATCGAAGAGGTCTCTAACCTCGCCGTGCGTAAGGACCTCCCGGTTCGCGTTGTATACACCGATATGGGCGGCGCGCAGGACCTGGGCGCGGTGGCCCTCTTCGGCGAGACCTACGACGAGACCGTTCGCGTAGTCGAGATCGGCGGCCCTTGGTCACGCGAGCTGTGCGGTGGCACGCACGTCGAGCACTCGTCGCAGATTGGCCCGATCACGCTGCTCGGCGAGTCCTCCGTGGGCTCCGGTAGCCGCCGCCTTGAGGCCTACGTAGGCATGGACGCCATGCGCTTCTTGGCCAAGGAGCGCGCTCTTGTCCAGAACCTCGCCGCGATGCTGAAGGTGCCCAACGACGAGGTGCCCGCTCGCGTCGAAGCACTGGTAGACCGCCTGCGCAACGCGGAGAAGGAGCTGGAGAAGCTGCGCGCCGGCCAGCTCTTGTCCGCCGCGGGCGACCTCGCCGGTAAGGCCGAAGAGGTCAACGGGACCGCTCTTGTCGCGCTGAAGGTCCTCGACGGCGTAGGCGGCAACGACCTCCGGTCGCTCGCGACCGAGGTCCGCAACCGCCTCGGTTCGCGATCCGGCGTCGTCGCCTTGTTCTCCACGGATGGCGACAAGGTGAACTTCGTGGTGGCCACTACCTCGGCCGCCCGCGACGCGGGGATCGCCGCGGGCAAGCTCGTCCCGTCGTTCTCCTCGGCCATCGAGGGGCGCGGCGGCGGCAAGCCGGACATGGCCCAGGGTGGCGGTGCCAACGCGAACGGTGTCGACGAGGCGGTGAACGCCCTGCGCAGGGCGTTGGCCGGGTCGTGAACCCCAAACCCGATCGGCCGGGAGCCGACGACCCGGGGCGTGGCCGCAGGCTCGCCGTGGACGTCGGCTCCGTCCGCGTCGGCGTCGCCGTGAGCGATCCGACTCCCATCTTGGCCTCCCCGCTCGTTACGCTGTCCCGCGACGAGCGGTCGGGCAGTGACCTCGACCGGCTCACCGAGCTCGTCACCGAGCACGAGGTGGTCGAAGTGGTGGTCGGTTTGCCCAGGACGCTCGCCGCGCGGCACGGTGCGGCCGCGGAGGCCGCGCGCGCCTACGCGGACGCCCTCGCCGCCCGGGTCGCCCCGGTGCCGGTCCGGCTCGCCGACGAGCGGCTGACCACCGTGACGGCGACCAGGATGCTCAGCGACCGGGGAGTCAAGGGCAAGCGGCAGCGGGCGGTAGTCGACCAGGCCGCCGCTGTGGCGATCCTGCAGTCGTGGCTCGACGAACGCTCGGCAGCGCTCGCACGATCTGCGGAGGCGGACTCATGACCGACGATCTCGACTTCTTCGAGGAACGGGCGGACGACACCGCCAAGCGCAAGCCGCGCCGCGACCGCAGGCGCGTCAAGCTCGCGGTGTTCGGCCTGGTCGTGCTCGCCATCATCGGCGGCGGCGTCTGGTTCGGCCTACGCACCCTCGCGGGGATCGGCGACTACGACGACTACGCGGGCGCGGGCGAGACCGACGTCGTCGTCGAGGTCAAGGGTGGCGACAGCACAGGTGTCATCGCCAACCGCCTTAAAGACGACGGCGTTGTCGCTAGCGCGCGTGCCTTCACCGAGGCGGCCGAGTCCGAGTCCAAGGTCCGTTCCATCCAGCCGGGCTACTACGTCATGCGCACCAAGGTGTCCGGTGCCGACGCCGTCGCTAAGATCGTCGACCCCGCCTCGCGGGTCGGGAACCTCCAGATCAAGGCGGGCACCCAGTTCGACGACGTGACCAATGGCGCGAACGTGACACCGGGTGTGTACTCCCTGTTGTCGAAGGCGTCGTGCGCGCAGCTCAACGGCAAAAGCACATGTGTGCCCGTCGAGGAACTACGCAAGGTCGTGGAAACAGCTGATCTGACCACTCTTGGCGTGCCTGACTGGGCAGTGCCGGACGCGTCGAAGTCCCCAGAGCCCAAGCGCAAGCTCGAAGGTCTGATCATGCCGGACGTCTACGAGGTCCGGCCGGGCTCCACCGCCGAGGAGCTCTGGAAGAAGCTGATCGCCGACTCCTCCGCGGTGCTGCAGAGCGTCGGCATGCCCACGTTGGCCGACGCGACAGGCTTCACCCCGTACCAGCTGCTGGTGATGGGATCGCTGGTCCAGCGAGAGGCCATCGCCGCCGACTTCTCCAAGGTCTCCCGAGTCACCTACAACCGCCTCGCGAAGACCATGAAGCTGGAGTACGACTCGACGGTCAACTACGTCCTCGACCGGCCCGCGATCCGCACCAGGCCCGAGGACCGAGCCAAGTCGGGGCCGTACAACACCTACGCGAACACCGGTTTACCCCCCACCCCGATCGCGGCAGTGAGCCGGGAGGCCATAGAGGCCGCGGCCAAGCCCGCGGACGGAACCTGGGTGTTCTTCGTGCGCTGCCAGAAGGACGGCACGTCGTGCTTCGCGAACACGCTCGAGGAGCACAACGAGAACATCGCATTGGCGCAGCGCAATGAGGCCTACTGACGTTCGAAAGGCCGCCGTTCTCGGCTCGCCTGTCGCACACTCCCTGTCACCGGTTCTGCACGGGGCGGCTTTCGAGGCCCTAGGTTTGCCGTGGACCTACGAACGCCTGGAGTGCGATGAAGCGCGCCTGCCGGGGCTTGTGGCCGGGTTGGGCGACGAATGGGTCGGCTTCTCGGTGACCATGCCCGGCAAGCGTGCCGCGTTGTCCTTCGCCTCTAGTGCCACCCCACGCGCTATAGCGGTCGGCGCCGCGAACACTCTCGTCCGCGACGGCGACGGTTGGCTTGCCGACTGCACAGACGTCGATGGCGTAGTGGGGGCGTTGCGTGCCTCTGGGTTCGCTGGCGGGCCTCTTGGCGTCATCTTGGGGGCGGGTGGGACCGCGTGCGCCGCTCTGGCGGCCTTCGTAGACCTAGGCATCACCTCGGCTGTCGTTGTAGTCCGGGACCTCGCCAGAGCGGCCGACGCAGTCGAGTCCGCCGAGCGGCTCGGACTTTCGCTGGAGCTCGCCCGCTTGGCCGACACCGACTTCGCCGCCCTGGCTTCCTCGGCCGCGGTCTTGGTGAACACCGTCCCGCCCGCCGCGACCGAGCCGCTGACCGCGGCCTTGGCGCGCGCCCCCCACCTCCTCGACGTCATCTACCACCCGTGGCCGACCCCCTTGGCCACGGCGGTCACCGACGCCGGGGGAGTGGTCGCGACCGGCCTCGACATGCTGCTGCACCAGGCATTCGGCCAGTTCACCCACTTCACCGGCCGCGAAGCCCCGCGCCAGGCGATGCGGGACGCCCTGTTCTCGGCGACCGGCGGGATCCTCCCGTTGCCGCTATAACGCTATTCTCGAATTCTGTCAAAAAGTTGTCCCCACCGTATTGAGCGACTGCCGGATCGGCTCCTTTCTCGCTACCTTGGAAAGCGAGAAAGGAGCACATCATGTCAATCCACTCCCCGGTCAGACTTCTCATCGCGCCCGGCGGATCGCCGCCAACACGCCTTGCCGCTGCTGCGCTCTGCCTACCACTGATCGCGTTCCCCGCCGCGGTAATGCCGTCCCTGGGCGCTGCCGCCGGTTACCTGGCCGGTTCCGCCATACGCCGACTGGTGCCGCAGTACGACGTGCCACCCCGGTGGTATGAGATCCCCACGGCCTGCCTCTGGTCCGTGGTCGCCGTCGCCTGGCAAGCCGGTGCTCTTCCCTGGTGGTGGACCCCCGCAATCGCTTTCCTGGCCTGGCTGCTCGTCCCCCTGACCATCATCGACCTCCACCACCGACGACTCCCCGACCGGCTCACTCTGCCCGCTGCCCCCCTCAGCCTCGCCCTACTCACCTTCGCCGCAGCGGCTTCCGATGCCAACCTGCTCCTCGACGCCCTCTTAGGCGCGATAGCGCTTACCGCCTTCTATGGCCTAGTTAGAGTCGCGAACCCTGAAGCTATAGGCCTGGGCGACGTCAAGCTGGCGCCAACCCTGGGTCTCTTCCTGGGAGTCGGCGGACCCAATCTCATCCTCTTAGGCCCTCTTATCGCGTCTTCTCTGACCCTGGTTCTGCATTGTGTCCGGCACCCCAGTTGGCGAAACCGCATTCCCTATGGGCCTGGACTGCTTGTCAGCACCTTCGCCCTCGCCCTACCGGCTTTCGCCTAAGCCTCGGTATCAGCGGTGGACCGGTACCAGGTTGGTGAGGGGGTTGATCCAGGGGACGCGGTCGACGTCGGCGGGGTTGGTGAAGACCAGCACGCATTCGTCGAGCCTGGCGATGGACAGGGTGCCGTTCATGCGCTCCTGCACCTCGCCGGAGACCAAGGAAAGGGGAGTGCCACCGATGACCATGCGCAGTTCGGCGAGGAGTCCGGTCTCACCATCGGCGAGTACGACGACCTCGTCGACGTCGCCGACCGGGAGTTCGGGAAGGGGGCGTCTGCGGTAGATCCTGTCCTTGGGCTGGTACTCGAAGTGGGCTCCGGGCCACGGGAACAGGCCCCAGCCCTCGTCTGCTTGGTAGTCACTGATGCTCAGCGCGTCGCCGTGGTCGAGGTTGGCTTGGAGCCCGTTCATCTGCAGGAAGGGCACCTCTGGGTCGTCGAACTGCGGGCCGAGGCCCTGGAAGTCTTCGCGCAGGGCGAGCTCTTCCCCGACCCACGACTCGATTCGCCTGCCGCGCAGTGCCGCGAACTCCCTAGCCCGCTCGACTTCCCACGGTCTCAGTGTCGTCATCGGCGCAGTATCACCGCGGCACGATCCCCGACGCGATCGCATTTGACGATCACCGGCGAAGGCGGGTGGAGTCCTCTTCGGACCTCGCGGCACGGGAGGTCGGCGGAGGTGCCCGGGGTGCTGACTCGGTGAGTACCCGTGCGGGTGTTGGTTGTCGAACGCGCCGATGGTGGTCGCGGTGTCGAGGCGAGTGGCGGGGCGGTCGAACTACCGGGCGGACAAGGTGTTTCGAGGAGCGAACGCGGGGGGAGTGGGCGGTCTCACGTGGAGGTTGGGCGATTGGCCGGACGCGAGGTGAAGGGGGTGTCATGACAGGATCTGGGATGTGCTGCGTTGGATAACCGCTGGAGAGTCACACGGGCCCGCGCTGGTCGCCGTGCTGGAAGGCATGGTGGCGGGCGTGGAGGTCACCACGAGCGACCTCGCGGGGCAGTTGGCCCGCCGCAGGTTGGGGTTCGGGCGGAGCCCGCGGATGGGCTTCGAGACCGACGAGTTCGAGATCCTGGGTGGGGTCCGGCACGGGCTCACCCAGGGCGGGCCGATCGCGGTGCGGATCGACAACGCCGAGTGGCCCAAGTGGGAGAAGGTCATGGCGGCCGATCCCGTGGACCCGGCCGAGCTGGCCGAGCTCGGGCGCAACGAGCCGCTGACCCGGCCGCGGCCGGGGCACGCCGACCTGCCGGGGATGCAGAAGTACGACTTCGACGAGGCCCGGCCGGTGCTCGAGCGGGCCAGCGCCCGGGAGACCGCCGGGCGGACCGCCCTGGGCACCGTGGCGCGGGCGTTCCTGCGGCAGCTGCTGGGGGTCGAGGTGGTCAGCCACGTCATCTCCATCGGCAAGGCGGTGGCCCCGGACGGGCCCGCGCCGGGGCCGGGCGACCTCGCCGCCGTGGACGAGAGCCCGGTGCGGGCGTTCAGCCAGGCGGGGACCGACGCCATGGTCGCCGAGGTGGAGGCGGTCAAGAAGGCCGGGGACACCGTCGGCGGGGTCATCGAGGTGATCGCCTACGGGCTGCCGCCGGGGCTGGGGTCGCACGTGCACTGGGACCGCAGGCTCGACGCGCGGCTGGCGGGCGCCCTGATGGGCGTGCAGGCCATGAAGGGCGTCGAGATCGGCGACGGCTTCACCACCGCCCAGCGGTGGGGCAGCGAAGCGCACGACGAGATCGACCGGGCCGAGGGCACCGTCACCGGTGTCACCCGGCGCACCAACCGAGCGGGCGGACTGGAAGGGGGGATCACCAACGGTGAGCCGCTGCGGGTGCGGGTCGCCATGAAGCCGATCTCCACCGTCCCCCGCGCCCTGTCCACAGTGGACGTCGTGACCGGTGAGCCCGCCGTGGCCATCCACCAGCGCTCCGACGTGTGCGCGGTGCCCAGGGCCGGGGTGGTCCTGGAGTCCGTGGTGGCGCTCGTGCTGGCCGAGGCGGCGCTGGAGAAGTTCGGCGGGGACTCGCTGGGCGAGAGCAAGCGCAACGTCGAGGGCTACCTCGAAGCGCTGCGCGGGCGCTGGTGAGCCCGGTCGCGGTGGTCGTCGGGCCGCCGGGGGCGGGGAAGACGACCATCGGCGAGGGGCTGGCCGCCGCGTTGGGGGTGGGCTTCCGCGACACCGACGCCGACGTCGAGGCGGGGGCGGGCAAGCCGATCACGGACATCTTCACCCAGGACGGCGAGCCCGTCTTCCGGGCCGCTGAGGCGGCCGCTGTGGCGACCGCGCTGGTCGA
It includes:
- a CDS encoding helix-turn-helix domain-containing protein → MGHARPTFERRQLGLVLRRLRERSGMTQQASAEVLGKVRSRIVQLEDGSATASMEDLDKLLDCYAVTGDERATVVELGQQARRRQKRRVHVDNLPDAYRRFADLEASASEINCFETGVIPGLLQSEGYIQALLAEADGVLWSADDSQGEDRSVYRLDRQSRLLGEGDRRIMRFVVTEDALRANMGAPEVMREQLTHLLALIDKMPDLNIRVLQADSYGNPLRGSGLTIFGFGERGTSIGYSSPVFGPSTYYDGEPEATAMLRAFYRSWEAALSREASRRLIQHIAKE
- a CDS encoding DUF397 domain-containing protein; translation: MVAQVWDTGWFKSSRSTAATENCVEVRLTTTTVGIRDTKNRAAGALSVRPATWSALLADLKNA
- a CDS encoding replication-associated recombination protein A; translated protein: MEQEFDLFGAPASNDAVRRAQANTPLAVRMRPASLDEVLGQDHLLGPGAPLRRLVEGAAPASILLYGPPGTGKTTLATLVSSAIGRRFVALSALSAGVKEVRAVIEEARRRLTHSGESTVLFIDEVHRFSRTQQDALLGAVEDRIVLLVAATTENPFFSVVSPLLSRSLVLQLQPLTDADVQALVRRAVADERGLNAKVTLDDDAEAHIVRLAGGDARRALTALEAAADSALATREGSIDLATVEATVDKAAVRYDRQGDQHYDVTSAFIKSIRGSDVDAALHYLARMIEAGEDPRFIARRLVVHASEDVGMADPTALQVAVAASQAVQLIGMPEGRLALAQATIHLATAPKSNAVYTAIDSALADVRAGGAGQVPPHLRDGHYAGAKKLGNATGYRYPHDVPEGVLSQQYPPDDLRGRDYYEPTQRGAERHLADRVPKLRRVIRDE
- a CDS encoding DUF948 domain-containing protein, whose product is MTAGQIAALVAAGAFVLLVVLLGIVLAKLGRTLDEATIAIRKAHENSDPLFTGANTTLNHVNTQLERVDGITANAQAVTGNVSALTSVFTATLGGPLVKVAALSYGVSKAVRARRKAKGDEGKHSRSGRRARKGARS
- the alaS gene encoding alanine--tRNA ligase, which gives rise to MQTHEISSRFLDHFKRNGHTQVPSASLILEDPNLLFVNAGMVQFKPYFLGQAPAPWNTATSVQKCVRTGDIDEVGKTTRHNTFFQMAGNFSFGDYFKAGAIEFAWDLITNSVDNGGYGFDPDRLWATVYNDDDEAFDLWRKIAGLPEERIQRRDGKDNYWDMGVPGPGGPCSEIYYDRGPEHGRDGGPVADEDRYLEIWNLVFMQDERGELSPKEGHKPIGSLPTKNIDTGMGIERVATLLQGVENVYETDLVRPVISKAEEMSGRRYGSGNAVDDVRFRVIADHARSGMMLIGDGVTPGNEARGYVLRRLLRRIVRSVRLLGVNEPVLGEFAAVVRDTMSPSYPELAKDFPRIESVMRKEEETFLATLASGSKIFDLAAEQIKADGRAQLPGDKAFQLHDTYGFPIDLTLEMAAEKGLSVDEAGFRELMAEQRARAKADAASRKTGHGDQTVYRDLLAQGPTEFLGYETLSAEATVRGLVREGVRVPSASEGEIVEVVLDRTPLYAESGGQESDAGTITGPGVELEVLDVQKVARKLWVHQVRVRSGEIVEGQNVEALVDAEWRIGARQGHSGTHVVHAALREVLGPTALQSGSYNKPGYLRLDFAWGNALSAETRSEIEEVSNLAVRKDLPVRVVYTDMGGAQDLGAVALFGETYDETVRVVEIGGPWSRELCGGTHVEHSSQIGPITLLGESSVGSGSRRLEAYVGMDAMRFLAKERALVQNLAAMLKVPNDEVPARVEALVDRLRNAEKELEKLRAGQLLSAAGDLAGKAEEVNGTALVALKVLDGVGGNDLRSLATEVRNRLGSRSGVVALFSTDGDKVNFVVATTSAARDAGIAAGKLVPSFSSAIEGRGGGKPDMAQGGGANANGVDEAVNALRRALAGS
- the ruvX gene encoding Holliday junction resolvase RuvX, with amino-acid sequence MNPKPDRPGADDPGRGRRLAVDVGSVRVGVAVSDPTPILASPLVTLSRDERSGSDLDRLTELVTEHEVVEVVVGLPRTLAARHGAAAEAARAYADALAARVAPVPVRLADERLTTVTATRMLSDRGVKGKRQRAVVDQAAAVAILQSWLDERSAALARSAEADS
- the mltG gene encoding endolytic transglycosylase MltG; translation: MTDDLDFFEERADDTAKRKPRRDRRRVKLAVFGLVVLAIIGGGVWFGLRTLAGIGDYDDYAGAGETDVVVEVKGGDSTGVIANRLKDDGVVASARAFTEAAESESKVRSIQPGYYVMRTKVSGADAVAKIVDPASRVGNLQIKAGTQFDDVTNGANVTPGVYSLLSKASCAQLNGKSTCVPVEELRKVVETADLTTLGVPDWAVPDASKSPEPKRKLEGLIMPDVYEVRPGSTAEELWKKLIADSSAVLQSVGMPTLADATGFTPYQLLVMGSLVQREAIAADFSKVSRVTYNRLAKTMKLEYDSTVNYVLDRPAIRTRPEDRAKSGPYNTYANTGLPPTPIAAVSREAIEAAAKPADGTWVFFVRCQKDGTSCFANTLEEHNENIALAQRNEAY